The proteins below come from a single Pleuronectes platessa chromosome 1, fPlePla1.1, whole genome shotgun sequence genomic window:
- the LOC128444860 gene encoding UDP-glucuronosyltransferase 2C1-like has product MDCPWVVTTLWLIYGPLVYGGKVLVVPVDGSHWVNMNVIVEELYSRGHQVSVLRSFDSWYIKETSQFYTSVTLDAESGFDEDFLTKFVAQLLNIQREGKSAWTRFKLEMELIQKGSEMNQKMGKMLELLFENKDLIQSLQDAKYDLVLADPFSPLGVILAHYLRLPIVFNVRWTGQGEGHFSIAPSPLSYIPMPGSELSDKMSFPERVLNVMIFGFTEFQIAHFVSPIYDPIIKKYLGPDADFLSLFQAADLWLMRVDFVFEFPRPTMPNVVYMGGFQCKPAKPLPQHLEDFVQSSAEHGVIIMSLGTFISTLPQDLADEIATAFAKLPQKVIWRYKGDRPATLGNNTLLVDWMPQNDLLGHPKIKLFVAHGGTNGVQEAIYHGVPVLGLPLIFDQHDNLFRIEVKGAGKIIDFFTMNENIFFQGIQEVLTEPSYGLNMQRLSRLHRDQPMKPLDTALFWIEFVMRHKGAAHLRTESYRLPWYSYHSVDVILFLTTVALAIFVLFAGLLWSCFRLCIKRKLKSD; this is encoded by the coding sequence ATGGATTGTCCCTGGGTTGTGACCACTCTCTGGTTGATCTATGGACCTTTGGTTTATGGTGGCAAAGTGCTTGTTGTTCCAGTGGACGGGAGCCACTGGGTGAACATGAATGTCATTGTAGAGGAACTATACTCAAGGGGGCACCAGGTTTCTGTTCTACGATCATTCGACAGCTGGTACATCAAGGAAACATCCCAATTCTATACTTCAGTCACACTTGATGCTGAGTCTGGATTTGATGAAGATTTTTTAACTAAGTTTGTGGCCCAACTCCTGAATATCCAGAGGGAAGGGAAGTCTGCCTGGACACGTTTTAAACTGGAAATGGAACTAATACAAAAGGGTTCTGAGATGAACCAGAAAATGGGCAAAATGCTTGAGCTGCTTTTCGAAAACAAAGATCTAATACAGTCACTGCAGGATGCTAAATATGACCTTGTCCTGGCAGACCCGTTTAGCCCATTGGGTGTTATACTTGCTCACTACCTGAGGTTGccaattgtttttaatgtcagaTGGACCGGTCAAGGTGAAGGCCATTTTTCAATTGCACCTTCGCCTCTGTCTTATATTCCAATGCCAGGGTCTGAGCTATCAGATAAAATGAGCTTTCCTGAGAGAGTTCTTAACGTTATGATTTTTGGATTCACAGAATTCCAAATAGCACATTTTGTTTCACCAATTTATGATcctattattaaaaaatatttaggtCCGGATGCAGATTTTCTTTCACTGTTTCAAGCAGCCGACCTGTGGCTGATGAGAGTGGACTTTGTGTTCGAGTTCCCTCGACCCACCATGCCTAATGTTGTCTACATGGGAGGGTTCCAGTGTAAACCTGCAAAACCTTTGCCTCAACACCTAGAGGATTTTGTCCAGAGCTCTGCAGAACATGGAGTCATCATCATGTCTCTGGGGACTTTTATTAGCACACTTCCACAGGACTTAGCTGATGAGATCGCTACAGCTTTTGCTAAATTACCTCAGAAAGTCATCTGGAGGTACAAAGGGGACAGACCGGCCACTCTGGGTAACAACACTTTACTCGTCGACTGGATGCCACAGAATGACCTCCTGGGACATCCAAAGATTAAACTATTTGTGGCTCACGGGGGAACCAACGGAGTTCAAGAGGCAATTTACCATGGAGTTCCTGTACTTGGACTTCCATTGATTTTTGACCAACATGATAATCTATTCAGAATTGAAGTCAAAGGAGCAGGAAAGATAATTGATTTTTTTActatgaatgaaaacatcttctTTCAGGGTATTCAGGAAGTCTTGACTGAACCCTCCTATGGGCTGAACATGCAGAGACTCTCCAGGCTGCACAGAGATCAGCCAATGAAACCACTGGACACTGCCCTCTTCTGGATAGAGTTTGTCATGAGACACAAAGGTGCAGCTCACCTGAGAACGGAGTCCTACAGACTGCCCTGGTACTCCTACCACTCTGTAGATGTCATATTGTTCTTGACAACAGTTGCACTAgctatttttgtattatttgctGGGTTGTTATGGTCATGCTTCAGATTGTGTATCAAAAGAAAACTCAAATCTGACTAA
- the LOC128444853 gene encoding UDP-glucuronosyltransferase 2C1-like, with the protein MNILLQALHSRGHNITVVHSSKSWYIPNNSSYYNTVTVQVERGVDQELFTNFLSKAIQFEQVAYPLIKLLCIFVEMVGSVFEIHKVVGEFVSTLLDDRELMRNIEGSQFDLVLTDPAWGAGVILAKYLNLPLVFNVRWLLTLDGHLALAPSPVSYVPIIGSGNIDKMTFFQRVKNMISYLISQTQYHFLVKVYQKICDKYLVPENEFKQLVLNADIWLMRTDFVFDFPRPTMPNVVYMGGFQCKPAKPLPRHLEDFVQSSGEHGVIIMSLGTFVSELPADMTNKMSAAFAKLPQRVIWRHKGNRPATLGNNTLLVDWMPQNDLLGHPKIKLFVAHGGTNGVQEAIYHGVPVVGLPVFFDQKDNLLRLKERGGAKILTLATVDKDNNFREAIQEVLTEPSYRLNMQRLSRLHRDQPMKPLDTALFWIEFVMRHKGAAHLRTESYRLPWYSYHSVDVIFVLTTVALAIFVLFAGLLWSCFRLCIKRKLKSD; encoded by the coding sequence ATGAATATTCTACTTCAAGCTCTGCACTCAAGAGGACACAATATCACTGTTGTGCATTCAAGCAAAAGCTGGTACATCCCAAACAACTCCTCCTATTACAACACTGTCACAGTCCAGGTGGAAAGGGGCGTGGATCAGGAGCTCTTCACAAATTTCTTATCCAAGGCAATACAATTTGAGCAGGTTGCATATCCCTTGATAAAGCTTCTCTGTATTTTTGTAGAAATGGTAGGCAGCGTATTTGAAATTCACAAAGTTGTGGGTGAATTTGTATCAACACTGCTAGATGACCGAGAGTTGATGAGAAACATCGAGGGCAGCCAGTTTGACCTGGTACTCACTGACCCTGCTTGGGGAGCTGGAGTCATTTTGGCAAAATATCTGAACCTTCCACTGGTTTTTAATGTTCGCTGGCTGCTAACTCTAGATGGTCATCTTGCTCTTGCTCCATCACCCGTTTCCTATGTTCCTATTATAGGATCTGGCAATATTGATAAAATGACCTTTTTTCAGAGAGTTAAAAATATGATATCATATCTTATCAGTCAAACACAATACCACTTTTTAGTTAAGGTATACCAGAAGATATGTGACAAATATCTTGTGCCTGAAAATGAATTCAAACAGTTGGTGCTTAATGCAGATATTTGGTTGATGAGAACtgactttgtgtttgattttccACGTCCAACTATGCCTAATGTTGTCTACATGGGAGGGTTTCAGTGTAAACCTGCAAAACCTTTGCCTCGACACCTAGAGGATTTTGTACAGAGCTCTGGAGAACATGGAGTCATCATCATGTCTCTAGGGACGTTTGTGAGTGAACTTCCTGCTGACATGACCAACAAGATGTCTGCAGCGTTTGCTAAATTACCTCAGAGAGTCATCTGGAGGCATAAAGGTAACAGACCGGCCACTCTGGGTAACAACACTTTACTCGTCGACTGGATGCCACAGAATGACCTCCTGGGACATCCAAAGATTAAACTATTTGTTGCTCACGGGGGAACAAACGGAGTTCAAGAGGCTATTTATCATGGAGTCCCAGTTGTGGGTCTACCTGTGTTCTTTGACCAGAAAGACAACCTGCTTCgtctgaaagagagaggaggagctaaGATTCTTACATTAGCCACAGTGGacaaagacaacaacttccGAGAAGCAATACAGGAAGTCTTGACTGAGCCCTCCTACAGGCTGAATATGCAGAGACTCTCCAGGCTGCACAGAGATCAGCCAATGAAACCACTGGACACTGCCCTCTTCTGGATAGAGTTTGTCATGAGACACAAAGGTGCAGCTCACCTGAGAACGGAGTCCTACAGACTGCCCTGGTACTCCTACCACTCTGTAGATGTCATATTTGTCTTGACAACAGTTGCACTAgctatttttgtattatttgctGGGTTGTTATGGTCATGCTTCAGATTGTGTATCAAAAGAAAACTCAAATCTGACTAA
- the LOC128438608 gene encoding UDP-glucuronosyltransferase 2B14-like translates to MNVIVEELYSRGHQVSVLRSFDSWYIKETSQFYTSVTIDAESGFDEDFVTKFVAQLLNIQREGKSAWTRFKLEMELIQKGSEMNQKMGKMLELLFGNKDLIQSLQDAKYDLVLGDPVSPLGVILAHYLRLPIVFNVRWTGQGEGHFSIAPSPLSYIPMPGSELSDKMSFPERVLNVMIFGFTQFQIAHFVSPIYDPFIKKYLGPDADFLSLFQAADLWLMRVDFVFEFPRPTMPNVVYMGGFQCKPAKPLPQHLEDFVQSSGEHGVIIMSLGTFISTLPQDLADEIATAFAKLPQKVIWRYKGDRPATLGNNTLLVDWMPQNDLLGHPKIKLFVAHGGTNGVQEAIYHGVPILGLPLIFDQHDNLFRIEVRGAGKIIDFFTMNENIFFQGIQEVLTEPSYGLNMQRLSRLHRDQPMKPLDTALFWIEFVMRHKGAAHLRTESYRLPWYSYHSVDVIFVLTTVALVILLLFAGLLWSCFRLCIKRKLKSD, encoded by the coding sequence ATGAATGTCATTGTAGAGGAACTATACTCAAGGGGGCACCAGGTTTCTGTTCTACGATCATTCGACAGCTGGTATATCAAGGAAACCTCCCAATTCTATACATCAGTCACTATTGATGCTGAGTCTGGATTTGATGAAGATTTTGTAACTAAGTTTGTGGCCCAACTCTTGAATATCCAGAGGGAAGGGAAGTCTGCCTGGACACGTTTTAAACTGGAAATGGAACTAATACAAAAGGGTTCTGAGATGAACCAGAAAATGGGCAAAATgcttgagctgctgtttggaaaCAAAGATCTAATACAGTCACTGCAGGATGCCAAATATGACCTTGTCCTCGGAGACCCTGTTAGCCCATTGGGTGTTATACTTGCTCACTACCTCAGGTTGccaattgtttttaatgtcagaTGGACTGGTCAAGGTGAAGGCCATTTTTCAATTGcaccttctcctctgtcttatATTCCAATGCCAGGGTCTGAGCTATCAGATAAAATGAGCTTTCCTGAGAGAGTTCTTAACGTCATGATTTTTGGATTCACACAATTCCAAATTGCACATTTTGTGTCACCAATTTATGatccttttattaaaaaatatttaggtCCGGATGCAGATTTTCTTTCACTGTTTCAAGCAGCCGACCTGTGGCTGATGAGAGTGGACTTTGTGTTCGAGTTCCCTCGACCCACCATGCCTAATGTTGTCTACATGGGAGGGTTCCAGTGTAAACCTGCAAAACCTTTGCCTCAACACCTAGAGGATTTTGTCCAGAGCTCTGGAGAACATGGAGTCATCATCATGTCTCTGGGGACTTTTATTAGCACACTTCCGCAGGACTTAGCTGATGAGATCGCTACAGCTTTTGCTAAATTACCTCAGAAAGTCATCTGGAGGTACAAAGGGGACAGACCGGCCACTCTGGGTAACAACACTTTACTCGTCGACTGGATGCCACAGAATGACCTCTTGGGACATCCAAAGATTAAACTATTTGTGGCTCACGGGGGAACCAACGGAGTTCAAGAGGCAATTTACCATGGAGTTCCTATACTAGGACTTCCATTGATTTTTGACCAACATGATAATCTATTCAGAATTGAAGTCAGAGGAGCAGGAAagataatagatttttttactatgaatgaaaacatctttttTCAGGGTATTCAGGAAGTCTTGACTGAACCCTCCTATGGGCTGAACATGCAGAGACTCTCCAGGCTGCACAGAGATCAGCCAATGAAACCACTGGACACTGCCCTCTTCTGGATAGAGTTTGTCATGAGACACAAAGGTGCAGCTCACCTGAGAACGGAGTCCTACAGACTGCCCTGGTACTCCTACCACTCTGTAGATGTCATATTTGTCTTGACAACAGTTGCACtagttattttgttattatttgctGGGTTGTTATGGTCATGCTTCAGATTGTGTATCAAAAGAAAACTCAAATCTGACTAA